Proteins from one Streptosporangium becharense genomic window:
- a CDS encoding ferritin-like fold-containing protein: protein MSDSPPGVADLLGVLAYAELTAFLRLAEDATRHAPSLTDRAALGGLAAAEYAHFELLRDRLASLGVDPEEAMAPFVGPLDAWHAQTAPGDWLEALVKAYVGTGIALDFYREAATHVDDETRELVEEVLADEGRSQFAVDRVSVALRQDPRQSGRLALWARRLVGEALSQGQHVAAARPELAALLVEASGEEITRMFARLTEAHGRRVAALGLTPGP, encoded by the coding sequence ATGAGTGATTCCCCTCCCGGCGTCGCCGACCTGCTCGGCGTCCTCGCCTACGCCGAGCTGACCGCGTTCCTCAGGCTCGCCGAAGACGCCACCCGGCACGCCCCCTCGCTGACCGACCGGGCCGCGCTCGGTGGTCTCGCGGCGGCCGAGTACGCGCACTTCGAGCTCCTCCGCGACCGGCTGGCCTCCCTCGGCGTGGACCCGGAGGAGGCGATGGCGCCGTTCGTCGGGCCGCTGGACGCCTGGCATGCCCAGACCGCGCCGGGAGACTGGCTGGAGGCTCTGGTGAAGGCGTACGTCGGCACGGGCATCGCGCTCGACTTCTACCGCGAGGCGGCCACCCACGTGGACGACGAGACACGCGAACTCGTCGAGGAGGTGCTGGCGGACGAGGGCCGCTCGCAGTTCGCGGTCGACCGGGTCAGCGTGGCGCTGCGACAGGATCCCCGGCAGAGCGGACGGCTGGCGCTGTGGGCCAGGCGGCTGGTCGGCGAGGCGCTGAGCCAGGGCCAGCACGTGGCGGCGGCCAGGCCGGAACTCGCCGCATTGCTGGTGGAGGCGTCGGGGGAGGAGATCACCCGGATGTTCGCGCGGCTCACCGAGGCGCACGGCAGGCGCGTGGCCGCGCTCGGCCTCACCCCCGGGCCCTGA
- a CDS encoding S8 family peptidase, which yields MLRRWPWAAAALAASLLTASPAVAAPAGAAAGREAGVRPVPGAAADVREDQRWVLEMLNVEQAWRTSKGAGVTVALVDSGVDADVAELRGRVVTGPDMGSITFDPGRPGAGRHGTAMASLIAGAGDGEGGLLGTAPGATILSLPLIVADEPEDGSALPEEDLRSRADSPLARAIRYATDHGAKVVSMSLGAYGPHRSEREAVSYALSKGVVLVAAVGNDGDTPYALENATSFWNFPAGYSGVIGVAAVDARGKPAAFSSDNLSVQVSAPGVDVPVVLPGGEYGSSEGTSSATALVAGIVALIKAKYPDISPHTVSRALTSTARFTPAAGYDDHVGFGVVDAAAALARAGELVARAREVPVPEGEHFGGGIVSEGPRRPGADPVRLWLYGTGLLAGVLAFTGGLVVLGRRSGRPRPGTPEPGRGPDRDGSRDSTSIRTRFG from the coding sequence GTGCTGAGGCGGTGGCCCTGGGCGGCGGCGGCGCTGGCCGCGTCCCTCTTGACGGCCTCGCCGGCGGTCGCCGCTCCCGCCGGTGCCGCGGCGGGCCGGGAGGCCGGGGTGCGGCCCGTCCCGGGGGCCGCGGCGGACGTGCGCGAGGACCAGCGCTGGGTGCTGGAGATGCTCAACGTCGAGCAGGCGTGGCGGACCTCCAAGGGGGCGGGGGTCACCGTGGCCCTGGTCGACAGCGGGGTCGACGCGGATGTCGCCGAGCTGCGCGGCCGGGTGGTCACCGGGCCCGACATGGGGTCGATCACGTTCGACCCGGGCCGGCCGGGGGCCGGGCGGCACGGTACGGCCATGGCCTCGCTCATCGCCGGCGCGGGCGACGGCGAGGGCGGCCTGCTGGGCACCGCGCCCGGGGCCACGATCCTGTCGCTGCCGCTCATCGTCGCGGACGAGCCGGAGGACGGCTCCGCCCTGCCCGAGGAGGACCTGCGCTCACGCGCCGACAGCCCGCTGGCCCGCGCGATCCGCTACGCGACCGACCACGGGGCCAAGGTGGTCAGCATGTCGCTGGGTGCGTACGGGCCGCACCGGAGCGAGCGCGAGGCGGTCTCCTACGCCCTGTCCAAGGGGGTGGTGCTCGTCGCCGCGGTGGGCAACGACGGCGACACGCCGTACGCCCTGGAGAACGCCACCTCCTTCTGGAACTTCCCGGCCGGATACTCCGGGGTCATCGGCGTGGCCGCGGTCGACGCCCGGGGCAAGCCGGCGGCGTTCAGCAGCGACAACCTGTCGGTGCAGGTCTCCGCGCCGGGGGTGGACGTGCCCGTGGTGCTGCCGGGCGGTGAGTACGGCTCCTCGGAGGGGACCAGTTCGGCGACCGCGCTGGTGGCCGGGATCGTCGCACTCATAAAAGCAAAATATCCCGACATATCCCCTCATACGGTCTCGCGAGCGCTGACCTCCACGGCCCGGTTCACCCCCGCTGCGGGCTACGACGACCACGTCGGTTTCGGCGTCGTCGACGCCGCTGCGGCACTCGCCAGGGCGGGTGAGCTGGTGGCGCGCGCGCGGGAGGTCCCGGTCCCCGAGGGCGAGCACTTCGGCGGGGGTATCGTGTCCGAGGGGCCGCGCAGGCCCGGCGCCGACCCCGTCCGGCTCTGGCTGTACGGGACCGGCCTCCTCGCCGGGGTGCTGGCCTTCACCGGGGGCCTGGTGGTGCTCGGCCGGCGTTCCGGACGCCCCAGGCCGGGGACACCGGAACCGGGCCGTGGGCCGGACCGTGACGGCAGCCGCGATTCGACGTCGATTCGAACGCGTTTTGGATAA
- the moeZ gene encoding adenylyltransferase/sulfurtransferase MoeZ — protein MSLPPLVEPAAELTVDEVRRYSRHLIIPDVGMAGQKRLKNARVLCVGAGGLGSPALLYLAAAGVGTLGVIDFDVVDESNLQRQVIHGQSDVGRPKAESAAASVREINPLVDVVVHNEALTNDNVMEIFSRYDLIVDGTDNFATRYMVNDAAVLLGKPYVWGSIYRFDGQASVFWAEHGPCYRCLYPEPPPPGMVPSCAEGGVLGVLCASIGSIQVNEAIKLLTGIGDPLVGRLMIYDALEMNYRSVKVRKDPECPLCGKNPTITQLLDDYEAFCGAVSEEAQEAASGSTITAAELKSWQDRGDDIYVIDVREPNEYEIVSIPGAVLIPKGEFLNGSALERLPQDKKIVLHCKSGARSAECLAIVKNAGFSDAVHVGGGVLSWVKTVDPSLPTY, from the coding sequence GTGTCGTTGCCACCGCTGGTAGAGCCGGCAGCCGAGCTGACCGTCGACGAGGTGCGCCGTTACTCGCGCCACCTGATCATCCCGGACGTGGGCATGGCCGGGCAGAAGCGCCTGAAGAACGCCCGGGTGCTCTGTGTGGGCGCCGGCGGTCTGGGCTCTCCCGCGTTGCTGTACCTCGCCGCCGCGGGCGTGGGCACTCTCGGCGTCATCGACTTCGACGTCGTCGACGAGTCCAACCTCCAGCGCCAGGTCATCCACGGTCAGTCCGACGTGGGCCGCCCCAAGGCGGAGAGCGCCGCGGCCAGCGTCAGGGAGATCAACCCGCTCGTCGACGTGGTCGTCCACAACGAGGCGCTGACCAACGACAACGTCATGGAGATCTTCTCCCGGTACGACCTGATCGTGGACGGCACCGACAACTTCGCCACCCGCTACATGGTCAACGACGCCGCCGTCCTCCTCGGCAAGCCGTACGTCTGGGGCTCGATCTACCGCTTCGACGGCCAGGCCAGCGTCTTCTGGGCCGAGCACGGCCCCTGCTACCGCTGCCTCTACCCCGAGCCGCCGCCGCCGGGCATGGTCCCCTCCTGCGCCGAGGGCGGCGTGCTCGGCGTGCTGTGCGCGTCGATCGGCTCCATCCAGGTCAACGAGGCCATCAAGCTCCTGACCGGCATCGGCGACCCGCTGGTCGGCCGGCTGATGATCTACGACGCCCTGGAGATGAACTACCGCTCGGTCAAGGTCCGCAAGGACCCCGAGTGCCCCCTCTGCGGGAAGAACCCGACGATCACCCAGCTCCTCGACGACTACGAGGCGTTCTGCGGTGCGGTCTCCGAGGAGGCCCAGGAGGCCGCCTCCGGGTCCACGATCACCGCCGCCGAGCTCAAGTCGTGGCAGGACCGCGGTGACGACATCTACGTCATCGACGTCCGCGAGCCGAACGAGTACGAGATCGTGTCGATCCCGGGCGCGGTGCTCATCCCCAAGGGTGAGTTCCTCAACGGCTCCGCGCTGGAGAGGCTCCCGCAGGACAAGAAGATCGTCCTGCACTGCAAGTCCGGCGCCCGCTCCGCCGAGTGCCTGGCGATCGTCAAGAACGCCGGGTTCTCCGACGCCGTCCACGTCGGCGGCGGTGTGCTGAGCTGGGTCAAGACGGTCGACCCCAGCCTGCCGACCTACTGA
- a CDS encoding MGMT family protein encodes MEPVGHPTPYAERVLDLVECIPPGKVMSYGDIAEYLQEGGPRQVGRAMSVWGGGVPWWRVVHADGTPPPGHEQRCLTLWRQEGTPLRGTRVDMHAARWDGTP; translated from the coding sequence ATGGAGCCGGTAGGCCACCCGACCCCGTACGCCGAGCGGGTGCTCGACCTGGTCGAGTGCATCCCACCGGGCAAGGTGATGTCGTACGGCGACATCGCCGAGTACCTCCAGGAGGGCGGTCCGCGCCAGGTGGGCCGGGCGATGTCCGTCTGGGGCGGTGGGGTGCCCTGGTGGCGCGTGGTGCACGCCGACGGCACCCCGCCCCCCGGCCACGAGCAGCGGTGTCTGACGCTGTGGCGGCAGGAGGGCACTCCGCTGCGGGGTACCCGGGTGGACATGCATGCCGCCAGATGGGACGGAACGCCGTAA
- a CDS encoding transcriptional regulator: MTGLDPLIHAPARLRIVSLLAAAEEAEFAFVRDQVEVSDSVLSKHASALEAAGYVEIRKGYVGKRPRTWLRLSARGRRAYLDHISALQAIVAQSGLSLASEREPANGHPG, translated from the coding sequence GTGACCGGGCTCGACCCACTCATCCACGCCCCCGCGAGACTGCGGATCGTCTCGCTCCTGGCGGCGGCCGAGGAGGCCGAGTTCGCCTTCGTGCGCGACCAGGTCGAGGTGAGCGACTCGGTGCTGTCCAAGCACGCCTCCGCCTTGGAGGCGGCCGGATACGTCGAGATCCGCAAGGGGTACGTGGGCAAACGGCCCCGCACCTGGCTCCGCCTGTCGGCCCGCGGCCGGCGGGCCTACCTGGATCACATCTCCGCCCTGCAGGCCATCGTCGCCCAGTCGGGGCTCAGCCTCGCCTCCGAACGAGAACCCGCGAACGGACACCCCGGATGA
- a CDS encoding S8 family serine peptidase yields the protein MLRRPAAASRSRPRGVGGRGAGRREVGRIVCAVVAAALTPLVSPAAPAALADDVRGGQREVLRTLDLPAAWRVSRGSGVTVAVLDSGVDPAHRDLVGSVVEGRDFTVGANPPGVRPMRLHGTYMASLIAAHGHGYGGADGVIGVAPEARILSVRVILEDKEPGFRTFNTAERYENVVARGIRYAVDHGADVINMSISKELATGQERAAIRYAISKGVVLVAAAGNEGAGRPDASGHAPYSYPAAFPGVVSVAAADRGLRRAAFSNRNPSVLLAAPGVDIFGAGPGDKYWVGRGTSQATALVSGVAALIKAKYPKMSPPLVAQALVAGAIRRPAGGYDTGTGFGVVNARRALAEAARLSRHTLTADGTGGHDPARPLGRPAEPVRVIHRDRDRITAYAGVAAVSGFGAVASLAVAAAAVGRARSPRAGASARRVTP from the coding sequence GTGCTGAGGCGCCCCGCCGCGGCGTCGCGGAGCCGGCCGCGCGGGGTGGGCGGACGCGGGGCCGGCCGGCGCGAGGTGGGCCGGATCGTGTGTGCGGTCGTCGCCGCGGCGCTCACACCGCTGGTGTCGCCGGCCGCCCCGGCCGCCCTCGCCGACGACGTTCGGGGCGGCCAGCGGGAGGTGCTGCGGACCCTGGACCTGCCCGCCGCCTGGCGGGTCTCCCGGGGGAGCGGCGTGACCGTGGCCGTGCTCGACTCGGGGGTCGACCCCGCCCACCGCGACCTGGTGGGCTCGGTCGTGGAGGGCAGGGACTTCACGGTGGGTGCCAACCCGCCCGGAGTGCGGCCGATGAGACTGCACGGCACGTACATGGCCTCGTTGATCGCCGCGCACGGTCACGGGTACGGCGGCGCGGACGGGGTGATCGGCGTCGCGCCGGAGGCGAGGATCCTGTCGGTACGGGTCATCCTGGAGGACAAGGAGCCCGGGTTCCGGACGTTCAACACCGCCGAGCGCTACGAGAACGTGGTGGCCAGGGGCATCAGGTACGCGGTCGACCACGGCGCCGACGTGATCAACATGTCGATCTCCAAGGAACTGGCCACCGGACAGGAGCGCGCGGCGATCCGTTACGCGATCTCCAAGGGAGTGGTGCTCGTCGCCGCGGCCGGCAACGAGGGTGCCGGCAGGCCCGACGCCTCCGGTCACGCGCCATACTCCTACCCGGCCGCCTTCCCGGGGGTGGTCTCGGTCGCCGCGGCCGACCGGGGGCTGCGCCGGGCCGCCTTCTCCAACCGCAACCCCTCGGTGCTGCTGGCCGCGCCGGGGGTCGACATCTTCGGCGCCGGTCCCGGGGACAAGTACTGGGTGGGCCGGGGCACCTCGCAGGCGACCGCGCTGGTGTCCGGAGTCGCCGCCCTCATAAAAGCGAAATATCCGAAAATGTCGCCACCGCTGGTCGCCCAGGCGCTCGTCGCCGGGGCAATCCGGAGACCCGCCGGCGGTTATGACACCGGCACGGGCTTCGGCGTCGTCAACGCCCGCCGGGCCCTCGCCGAGGCCGCCAGGCTCTCCCGGCACACCCTCACCGCCGACGGCACCGGCGGCCACGACCCCGCACGCCCGCTGGGCCGGCCGGCGGAGCCGGTGCGGGTGATCCACCGCGATCGGGACCGGATCACCGCCTACGCCGGGGTGGCCGCCGTCAGCGGGTTCGGCGCCGTCGCCTCGCTCGCGGTGGCCGCGGCGGCCGTCGGCCGCGCGCGCTCCCCGAGGGCCGGTGCCTCCGCGCGGCGCGTCACCCCCTGA
- a CDS encoding alpha/beta hydrolase gives MGAPIPVWPGEMVDVGERRVYVRSTPRGPSETAVFVHGLAGSATNWTDLMGELSDVVTGHAVDLPGSGYSPEPPDGDYSVAAHAEIVAALIERVSDAPVHLFGNSLGGAVSVRVAASRPDLVRSLTLISPALPDLLPRYGPARVALSAVPRLGEWGADRLRLLPVERRIGATLALCYADAGRVHPDRLREAAEELRRRDGLPYAGLALLNSARGIVAEYFRRGEENLWRQAARVTAPTLVVHGRHDRLVHPRMAARAGRTFPHVRLVLMPDVGHVAQMEVPERVAREARVLIGETALSPVGE, from the coding sequence GTGGGCGCTCCGATCCCGGTGTGGCCGGGCGAGATGGTCGATGTGGGGGAGCGGCGGGTCTACGTGAGGTCGACCCCGCGCGGCCCGTCCGAGACCGCCGTGTTCGTCCACGGCCTCGCGGGCTCCGCCACCAACTGGACCGACCTGATGGGCGAGCTGTCCGACGTGGTGACCGGCCACGCGGTCGACCTGCCCGGCTCCGGGTACTCCCCCGAGCCTCCCGACGGCGACTACTCCGTCGCCGCCCACGCCGAGATCGTCGCCGCGTTGATCGAGCGGGTCTCCGACGCCCCGGTCCACCTGTTCGGAAACTCCCTGGGCGGCGCCGTCTCGGTGCGGGTCGCCGCGAGCAGGCCGGACCTCGTCCGCTCCCTCACCCTCATCTCCCCGGCCCTTCCCGACCTGCTGCCCCGGTACGGGCCGGCCCGGGTCGCCCTGTCCGCCGTGCCCCGGCTCGGCGAGTGGGGTGCGGACCGGCTGCGCCTGCTGCCCGTCGAACGCAGGATCGGCGCCACGCTCGCCCTGTGCTACGCCGACGCGGGCCGGGTCCACCCCGACCGGCTGCGGGAGGCGGCCGAGGAGCTGCGCCGCAGAGACGGCCTGCCGTACGCCGGGCTCGCGCTGCTCAACTCGGCACGGGGCATCGTCGCCGAGTACTTCCGGCGAGGCGAGGAGAACCTGTGGCGGCAGGCCGCCCGGGTGACCGCACCCACGCTGGTCGTCCACGGCCGGCACGACCGGCTCGTCCACCCGCGCATGGCCGCCCGCGCGGGCCGGACGTTCCCGCACGTGCGGCTGGTGCTCATGCCCGACGTCGGGCACGTCGCCCAGATGGAGGTGCCCGAACGGGTGGCCAGGGAGGCCCGCGTCCTGATAGGTGAGACGGCCCTCTCACCAGTTGGGGAATGA
- a CDS encoding TetR/AcrR family transcriptional regulator, giving the protein MTATPDAKPRGTRLPRTARRRQLLSAAQEVFVENGYHAAAMDEIAERAGVSKPVLYQHFPGKQELYLALLDLHVDDMIARCRDALASTTDNKQRVHAAIGAFFDFVSSQGEAFRLVFESDLRNVAPVRQRMERNLRESAEMISQVIQEDTGCSSDEARLLGVGLVGMAEVSARYWISSNGSIPKDAATQLIARLSWRGISGFPRSTTEH; this is encoded by the coding sequence GTGACCGCTACCCCGGACGCCAAGCCCCGGGGCACCCGTCTGCCCCGGACAGCCCGCCGTCGCCAACTGCTCAGCGCGGCGCAGGAAGTGTTCGTGGAGAACGGATACCACGCGGCGGCGATGGACGAGATCGCCGAGCGCGCCGGGGTGAGCAAGCCGGTGCTCTACCAGCACTTCCCCGGCAAGCAGGAGCTCTACCTGGCCCTGCTCGACCTGCACGTGGACGACATGATCGCCCGTTGCCGCGACGCGCTCGCCTCCACGACCGACAACAAGCAGCGCGTCCACGCCGCGATCGGCGCCTTCTTCGACTTCGTCTCCAGCCAGGGTGAGGCGTTCCGGCTGGTGTTCGAGTCGGACCTGCGCAACGTCGCCCCGGTCCGCCAGCGCATGGAGCGCAACCTCCGCGAGAGCGCCGAGATGATCAGCCAGGTCATCCAGGAGGACACCGGCTGCTCCAGCGACGAGGCGCGCCTGCTCGGCGTGGGGCTGGTCGGCATGGCCGAGGTCAGCGCCCGGTACTGGATCAGCAGCAACGGCTCCATCCCCAAGGACGCCGCCACCCAGCTCATCGCCCGGCTCTCCTGGCGGGGCATCTCCGGCTTCCCGCGGAGCACCACCGAGCACTGA
- a CDS encoding DUF3107 domain-containing protein, whose amino-acid sequence MEIKIGVRSVHRELIVETDLTAEEIENALGAALSSNTGVFTIDDANGRRIIVPTASLGFIEIGEEEPRAVGFGGTL is encoded by the coding sequence ATGGAAATCAAGATCGGCGTACGCTCGGTGCACCGCGAGCTCATAGTGGAGACCGACCTCACGGCCGAGGAGATCGAGAACGCGCTCGGAGCCGCGCTCTCGTCGAACACGGGCGTCTTCACCATCGACGACGCCAACGGCCGCAGGATCATCGTCCCGACCGCCTCACTGGGCTTCATCGAGATCGGCGAGGAGGAACCACGCGCCGTCGGCTTCGGCGGCACGCTCTGA
- the ku gene encoding non-homologous end joining protein Ku, which yields MRSIWRGAVSFGMVTIPVGLHPATEQRNVTFHLVHRDDGGRVRFRRVCEVCEEVIPYSEVAKGYELPSGDLVVLTADDFDDLPLSTSRRIEVLQFSPADQIDPILFAKSYYLEPEEEGAKPYVLLRDALERSGRVAIVKVALRQRESLAALRVREGVLVLETMLWPDEVRAAEFPFLYEAVDVRDQETRMAVSLIESMTADFDPARYEDSYREALHEVIEAKVAGRQTVHPQAPVERGPEADLMAALRASVEAAKRSGGSPAGGEAAGRPGGKDVRGGEKAPRGRRGRRSA from the coding sequence ATGCGGAGCATCTGGAGAGGCGCGGTCTCGTTCGGGATGGTCACGATCCCGGTGGGCCTGCACCCCGCGACCGAGCAGCGCAACGTCACCTTCCACCTCGTGCACCGCGACGACGGCGGGCGGGTCAGGTTCCGCCGCGTCTGCGAGGTCTGCGAGGAGGTGATCCCGTACTCCGAGGTGGCCAAGGGGTACGAGCTGCCGTCCGGGGACCTGGTGGTGCTGACCGCGGACGACTTCGACGACCTGCCACTGTCCACCTCACGCAGGATCGAGGTGCTCCAGTTCAGTCCGGCCGACCAGATCGACCCGATCCTGTTCGCCAAGTCCTACTACCTGGAACCGGAGGAGGAGGGGGCCAAGCCGTACGTGCTGCTCCGCGACGCGCTCGAACGCTCCGGGCGGGTGGCGATCGTCAAGGTCGCCCTGCGGCAGCGCGAGTCGCTCGCGGCGCTGCGGGTCAGGGAGGGGGTCCTCGTGCTGGAGACGATGCTCTGGCCGGACGAGGTGCGCGCGGCGGAGTTCCCGTTCCTGTACGAGGCGGTGGACGTCCGCGACCAGGAGACGAGGATGGCCGTCTCCCTCATCGAGTCGATGACCGCCGACTTCGACCCCGCACGGTACGAAGACTCCTACCGTGAGGCGCTTCACGAGGTCATCGAGGCGAAGGTCGCGGGCAGGCAGACGGTTCACCCGCAGGCTCCGGTCGAGCGGGGCCCGGAGGCGGACCTGATGGCGGCGCTCCGCGCCAGCGTCGAGGCGGCCAAGAGGAGCGGCGGTTCCCCGGCCGGGGGCGAGGCGGCGGGGAGGCCCGGCGGGAAGGACGTCCGGGGTGGGGAGAAGGCCCCCCGCGGGCGGAGGGGGCGCCGCTCGGCGTGA